A genomic stretch from Streptomyces venezuelae ATCC 10712 includes:
- a CDS encoding AAA family ATPase — translation MELCRVTLEGYRAFQKAEWELPPTGLVFVAGTNNAGKSSLLSSLDIIAGIAEFGPGMGYQNAQCQAPARIIATFSLSKGTRKEILSRITGIKREEEAFRKVEFIFDLIPDKGFIISQITAEWPESGMVAVAYAESPNGHQYSYFAIGPDQSGTPLGSIGLSKRIEGAVDRALESLHVHSNELRPLWDAFNNWRSRFYHFKALRGGSPRSMELSSQSLLDPTGSNLPAVLLDLQTNRSLLMDKLRSIISQMVPDVGRLETPTQSNRLSVAFTDPFNGGFQHNLKELGTGVEQLLLTLVVGLTEKSPSTLVVEEPETNLHPAAQRALLSLLKEWASDRLIIAATHSPVMLDWAPGGNQLWQITRSNGISQLSMIDEPPLELLRSLGVRISDVLSADRILVVEGPSDIDVLNTWFPEIMRNPRVSVIPGGGGDNARFANLFVEWLTHSDRLGARHVLYLRDRDELTPEVVDKLTRAGNVYVLGCREIENYLLSPDAITSVLARESGLKCEATPEAVQELIHQSIEELKPFMVVNRVARRLPGVRLVDNQMRGTLAKSGASEEDFWEVIKGRLPDPNRMRSDLRDLWEVASREVSEMTEEQLIKWAPGEEILDGIYMHFLGRRFKKTKDGGELAAAIENPPVDLAAALERFMSDNDPEPS, via the coding sequence ATGGAACTGTGCCGTGTCACCCTCGAAGGCTACCGAGCTTTCCAGAAAGCCGAATGGGAACTGCCGCCCACGGGCCTTGTCTTCGTAGCGGGAACTAATAACGCAGGGAAGTCGTCCCTACTGTCCAGCTTGGATATCATTGCTGGAATTGCCGAGTTTGGACCTGGAATGGGATACCAGAACGCCCAATGCCAGGCCCCTGCCCGCATAATAGCCACATTCAGCCTATCAAAGGGGACGCGGAAAGAGATACTCTCACGCATTACTGGAATCAAAAGGGAAGAGGAGGCCTTCAGGAAAGTCGAATTCATATTCGACCTCATTCCAGACAAGGGGTTCATCATCTCCCAGATCACAGCCGAGTGGCCGGAAAGCGGGATGGTCGCCGTAGCGTATGCCGAATCTCCCAACGGCCACCAGTACAGCTATTTCGCAATTGGCCCTGACCAGTCTGGCACCCCTCTCGGCAGCATCGGTTTGTCTAAGCGCATAGAGGGAGCAGTGGATCGTGCACTGGAGAGCCTCCATGTTCACTCAAACGAACTGCGCCCGCTATGGGATGCATTCAACAATTGGCGATCTCGCTTCTACCACTTTAAGGCGCTACGGGGAGGATCACCCCGGTCCATGGAGCTTTCTAGCCAAAGCCTCCTCGATCCTACTGGAAGTAATCTCCCTGCGGTTCTACTTGACCTTCAAACGAACCGCTCACTCCTTATGGATAAATTGCGTTCGATTATTTCGCAAATGGTCCCAGATGTCGGCAGACTGGAAACTCCAACGCAAAGTAATCGGCTCTCTGTCGCCTTCACTGATCCCTTCAATGGAGGTTTTCAGCACAACCTTAAGGAGTTGGGTACGGGCGTCGAGCAGCTACTGCTGACTCTCGTCGTCGGCCTAACAGAAAAATCTCCCTCAACTCTTGTTGTCGAGGAGCCGGAGACGAACCTGCATCCCGCTGCACAACGGGCACTGCTAAGCCTCTTGAAAGAGTGGGCATCAGATCGACTGATCATTGCCGCCACACACAGCCCGGTAATGTTGGACTGGGCCCCCGGCGGAAATCAGCTTTGGCAAATTACGCGAAGTAACGGAATTTCACAACTTTCTATGATTGACGAGCCACCGCTAGAACTACTCCGTTCTCTCGGCGTTCGGATTTCCGACGTCCTGTCGGCTGACCGCATCCTGGTAGTCGAGGGACCCTCCGATATAGACGTTCTCAACACGTGGTTCCCCGAGATAATGAGAAATCCGAGGGTGTCGGTAATCCCTGGAGGTGGTGGCGATAACGCACGGTTCGCCAACCTCTTTGTTGAGTGGTTGACGCACTCAGATCGCCTTGGGGCGCGACACGTCCTCTATCTTCGCGATAGGGATGAGCTGACCCCTGAGGTCGTGGATAAGTTGACGAGAGCAGGGAACGTGTACGTTCTCGGCTGTCGAGAAATCGAAAACTACCTACTCTCCCCTGATGCGATTACTTCCGTACTGGCTCGCGAGTCGGGCCTGAAGTGTGAGGCAACTCCTGAGGCCGTGCAGGAGTTGATTCACCAGAGCATTGAAGAGTTGAAGCCTTTCATGGTCGTCAATCGAGTTGCGCGCCGGCTCCCTGGGGTCCGGCTTGTAGATAATCAGATGCGTGGCACTTTGGCGAAGTCTGGGGCATCCGAGGAGGATTTCTGGGAAGTAATTAAGGGGCGCCTTCCTGACCCTAATCGGATGCGCTCTGACCTTCGCGACCTCTGGGAGGTAGCTAGCCGCGAAGTGTCGGAAATGACAGAGGAGCAGTTGATCAAGTGGGCACCTGGGGAAGAGATTCTAGACGGCATCTATATGCATTTCCTTGGGCGCCGCTTCAAAAAGACAAAAGACGGAGGTGAACTTGCTGCTGCTATTGAAAATCCACCAGTAGATTTGGCTGCGGCCCTGGAGCGATTCATGTCGGACAATGATCCTGAACCGTCCTAG
- a CDS encoding NUDIX domain-containing protein: MGPKTQRVYETIRSWIESGRYGPGDKLPSERTLTGELEIGRTALRQVLARLANEHFIKAHDRSSYRVLGSASVPTPAEMEPWKIHGSRHVYENPWVTLDLVDVEPPGVERFEHHVVRLFRVAITAVIDDQDRVLMLWRYRFVPEQWGWELPGGIVDAGEDAAATAARETEEETGWRPGPVKHVVSYQPMIGMVDSPHEIFVARGAEKVSEPTDAEEAGEIAWIPLDDIPRLMSEGKLMGSGTLVALLHILATRTRGDR; encoded by the coding sequence ATGGGACCCAAGACGCAGAGGGTCTACGAGACGATTCGATCCTGGATCGAGTCAGGCCGCTACGGACCCGGCGACAAGCTGCCGTCCGAGCGGACGCTGACCGGCGAGCTTGAGATCGGCCGTACCGCACTGCGTCAGGTACTCGCACGTCTGGCGAACGAGCACTTCATCAAGGCTCACGACCGCAGCTCCTACCGCGTCCTTGGTAGCGCGAGCGTCCCGACGCCAGCGGAGATGGAGCCGTGGAAGATCCACGGCTCTCGCCACGTCTACGAGAACCCATGGGTGACGCTGGACCTGGTCGACGTCGAGCCTCCCGGCGTCGAGCGCTTCGAGCATCACGTCGTCCGGCTCTTCCGCGTGGCCATCACCGCCGTGATCGACGACCAAGACCGCGTACTCATGCTGTGGCGCTACCGCTTCGTTCCGGAGCAGTGGGGTTGGGAGCTGCCCGGCGGAATCGTGGACGCGGGCGAGGACGCCGCCGCCACGGCGGCCCGAGAGACCGAGGAAGAGACCGGCTGGCGGCCCGGCCCTGTCAAGCACGTCGTCAGCTACCAGCCGATGATCGGCATGGTCGACTCCCCGCATGAGATCTTCGTGGCCCGGGGAGCTGAGAAGGTCAGCGAGCCGACCGACGCCGAGGAGGCAGGCGAGATCGCCTGGATCCCCCTCGACGACATTCCTCGTCTCATGTCCGAGGGCAAGCTCATGGGCTCCGGCACGCTCGTGGCCCTGCTCCACATCCTTGCCACCCGAACTAGAGGCGACCGGTAA